One region of Paracoccus sp. SMMA_5_TC genomic DNA includes:
- the nrdH gene encoding glutaredoxin-like protein NrdH, with amino-acid sequence MTITVYSKPACVQCTATTRALDARGLAYRLVDLTEDAAAMELVTSMGYRQAPVVIAGEAHWAGFRPDMIGRLS; translated from the coding sequence GTGACCATCACCGTCTATTCCAAGCCCGCCTGCGTGCAATGCACCGCCACCACCCGCGCCCTGGACGCGCGCGGCCTGGCGTATCGGCTGGTCGATCTGACCGAGGACGCGGCGGCAATGGAACTGGTCACCTCGATGGGCTATCGCCAGGCCCCGGTCGTCATCGCCGGCGAAGCGCATTGGGCCGGCTTCCGGCCCGACATGATCGGCCGGCTGTCCTGA
- the nrdI gene encoding class Ib ribonucleoside-diphosphate reductase assembly flavoprotein NrdI: MGGLIYYSSGSGNTARFVARLGLPAGRIPISPADAMPPACGPFVLICPTYADGEGRGAVPKQVIRFLNDPARRAMLRGVIGSGNRNFGPTFALSAKVISAKCNVPVLYRFELAGDDNDIARIRDGLHRFWGTTCLTMA; the protein is encoded by the coding sequence ATGGGCGGGCTGATCTATTATTCTTCGGGATCGGGGAACACGGCGCGTTTCGTGGCGCGGCTTGGCCTGCCAGCCGGCCGCATCCCCATCTCGCCGGCAGATGCCATGCCCCCGGCCTGTGGCCCCTTCGTGCTGATCTGCCCGACCTATGCCGATGGCGAAGGTCGTGGCGCTGTCCCGAAGCAGGTGATCCGCTTTCTGAACGATCCCGCGCGCCGGGCAATGTTGCGCGGCGTCATCGGCAGCGGCAACCGCAATTTCGGCCCGACCTTTGCCCTGTCGGCCAAGGTCATTTCTGCTAAATGCAACGTCCCCGTTCTGTATCGATTCGAGCTGGCGGGCGACGACAACGACATTGCCCGTATCCGCGACGGGTTGCACAGATTCTGGGGGACGACATGCTTGACAATGGCGTAA
- a CDS encoding DUF6635 family protein, with translation MLQPADTRPLTRREIVVDRFARDRYGLRGTLALHRRALGWDLLRAPVNVMLSPLFLLTRLAAALLRLTGAREAAAWVQRRRVFLTSDVSRQIEQDMHLLLDDLAAQGIGPAAPQATRNRAIADYAETRNAVAEITTSLLVLAAGLALFHRATPGVISLTGPIAEFRARSQAVQDFVLGDWAGRLWYGLFPTQLSMGELVLTGLVLAALASLLTTFAGLIADPVQLWTGIHRRRILRLLQRLDASGTQGGIAREHLLARLGDLVDAALSLWRGLRG, from the coding sequence ATGCTGCAGCCCGCCGATACCCGCCCCCTGACCCGCCGCGAAATCGTGGTCGACCGCTTCGCGCGCGACCGCTACGGCTTGCGCGGCACGCTGGCGCTGCATCGGCGGGCGCTGGGATGGGACCTTTTGCGCGCGCCGGTGAATGTGATGCTGTCGCCGCTGTTCCTGCTGACGCGGCTGGCCGCGGCGCTGCTGCGCTTGACCGGGGCCAGGGAGGCGGCCGCCTGGGTGCAGCGGCGCCGGGTCTTTCTGACCTCGGATGTCAGCCGACAGATCGAACAGGACATGCACCTGCTGCTGGACGATCTGGCGGCTCAGGGCATCGGCCCCGCCGCCCCGCAGGCCACGCGCAACCGCGCCATCGCCGATTACGCCGAAACCCGCAATGCCGTGGCCGAGATCACCACATCGCTGCTGGTGCTGGCGGCCGGGCTGGCGCTGTTTCATCGCGCAACGCCTGGGGTCATCTCGCTGACCGGTCCCATCGCCGAATTTCGCGCGCGCAGCCAGGCGGTCCAGGATTTCGTGCTGGGCGACTGGGCCGGCCGGCTGTGGTATGGGCTGTTCCCCACCCAGCTGTCGATGGGTGAACTGGTGCTGACAGGGCTGGTCCTGGCGGCGCTGGCATCGCTGCTGACGACATTCGCGGGGCTGATCGCCGACCCCGTGCAATTGTGGACCGGCATCCACCGCCGCCGGATTCTGCGCCTGCTGCAACGGCTTGATGCCTCCGGGACACAGGGCGGCATTGCACGCGAACACCTGCTTGCGCGGCTGGGCGATCTGGTGGATGCCGCACTGAGCCTTTGGCGGGGGCTGCGGGGCTGA